A window of Pyrobaculum aerophilum str. IM2 contains these coding sequences:
- a CDS encoding DUF86 domain-containing protein — protein sequence MVSKPYESLSKAEKYAIRYSLIIIAETVSALALHIARRALGAVPQTPTHALRLLRDSGFLSPRECDELERLVKLRNLLAHRYWAVDDRRVYESVKGDFESLLNFLQRLEMLYGI from the coding sequence TTGGTCTCAAAGCCCTATGAGAGCTTGAGCAAAGCCGAGAAGTACGCCATTAGGTACAGTCTAATTATAATTGCAGAGACAGTGTCGGCGCTTGCGTTGCACATCGCAAGAAGGGCCTTGGGAGCTGTACCGCAGACGCCTACTCACGCGCTAAGGCTTTTGAGAGACAGCGGCTTCTTGTCGCCACGAGAATGCGACGAATTAGAGCGGCTAGTTAAACTGAGAAATCTCCTGGCGCATCGGTACTGGGCTGTGGACGATAGGAGAGTGTACGAGAGCGTAAAGGGGGATTTCGAAAGCCTTTTAAACTTCCTCCAGCGGTTGGAGATGCTGTATGGAATATAG
- a CDS encoding nucleotidyltransferase family protein, translating to MEYRYYTADAEKKREILEKLRGLLAARGVRLAVVFGSFVELDSFRDIDVAIYIDGREELDALLKLGADLEEELGIPVDVAPLRELHPKFRLKVLTRGVVIVEEPGLYEALLLQALDELELLNR from the coding sequence ATGGAATATAGGTACTACACCGCCGACGCGGAGAAGAAGAGGGAGATCTTGGAGAAGCTCAGAGGCCTTCTCGCCGCGAGGGGGGTGAGGCTGGCGGTGGTATTCGGAAGCTTCGTTGAGCTCGACTCGTTTCGGGATATTGACGTGGCTATTTATATTGACGGCAGGGAGGAGTTAGACGCGTTGCTTAAACTGGGGGCAGATCTAGAGGAAGAGCTGGGCATCCCCGTAGACGTCGCGCCGTTGCGCGAACTACACCCGAAATTCAGGCTGAAGGTGTTGACGCGGGGCGTTGTCATTGTGGAGGAGCCAGGCCTCTACGAGGCGTTGTTGCTACAAGCGTTAGACGAGCTGGAGCTCCTCAACCGCTAG
- a CDS encoding nucleotidyltransferase domain-containing protein encodes MVWEILAQRVREYPERFSKCLVSIIQRYGGQVTVVLFGSRASGRHSASSDFDVIIIVPQYGDYFEEAAEIKRLCRGVPLDAIIFARDELKIEGVVAKMLEDCVALYDGLSLNICKKKAQGEVNNKPPAARH; translated from the coding sequence ATGGTCTGGGAGATCCTTGCCCAGAGGGTAAGGGAGTACCCCGAGAGGTTTTCCAAATGCCTAGTCTCAATTATCCAGAGGTACGGAGGGCAGGTCACTGTGGTGTTATTTGGGTCCAGGGCCTCCGGCCGCCACAGCGCTTCAAGCGACTTCGACGTCATAATTATAGTGCCTCAATACGGCGACTATTTCGAAGAGGCAGCTGAGATTAAAAGACTCTGCCGGGGCGTGCCGCTAGACGCCATTATCTTCGCCCGGGATGAGCTCAAAATAGAGGGGGTGGTGGCCAAAATGCTGGAAGACTGCGTGGCGTTATACGACGGCCTTTCTCTAAATATTTGTAAAAAGAAGGCGCAGGGGGAGGTAAACAACAAGCCCCCTGCAGCCCGCCACTAG
- a CDS encoding HEPN domain-containing protein: MGLEDWLDRGIAFMKMAYIALSSGVYNLTCFNAHQAIEMFLKGLIVDATGSRPFTCSLTELLEFLKRLGREVPEGAFREAEWMEPHYILARYPARGVKPYTETTAKRCIAVMELITGLVEKWSGRSLPRG; this comes from the coding sequence GTGGGACTTGAGGACTGGCTCGACAGGGGGATAGCCTTTATGAAAATGGCATATATTGCGCTGTCCTCCGGCGTCTACAACTTGACGTGTTTTAACGCACACCAAGCCATTGAGATGTTCCTCAAGGGGCTCATAGTAGACGCCACTGGTAGCCGCCCCTTTACGTGCAGCCTCACGGAGTTGCTAGAGTTTTTAAAAAGGCTAGGGAGGGAGGTCCCTGAGGGGGCATTCAGAGAGGCGGAGTGGATGGAGCCGCACTACATATTAGCCAGATACCCGGCGAGGGGAGTAAAGCCGTATACAGAGACTACTGCAAAGAGGTGTATAGCCGTCATGGAGCTAATCACAGGGCTTGTGGAGAAATGGTCTGGGAGATCCTTGCCCAGAGGGTAA
- the tenA gene encoding thiaminase II, which produces MVTGELRRRADGIWQRILAHPFVAELYAGTLPMEKFKYYLLQDYNYLVNFAKALSLAASRAPSVDLMKTALELAYGTVTGEMANYEALLKEVGLSLRDAAEAEPNRVNVSYMAYLKSTCALEGFYQCMAALLPCFWSYAEIAERHGGKLRENPVHVYKKWASVYLSPEYRGLVERLRAVLDSSGLSAEELWPYFKEASLYELEFWQAAYEGH; this is translated from the coding sequence ATGGTAACTGGGGAGTTGAGGAGGCGGGCCGACGGGATATGGCAGAGGATTCTCGCCCACCCCTTTGTGGCTGAGCTATACGCCGGGACTCTCCCCATGGAGAAGTTTAAGTACTACCTCCTCCAGGACTACAACTACCTCGTGAACTTCGCCAAGGCCCTCTCCCTGGCCGCCTCCCGGGCCCCCTCAGTGGATTTAATGAAGACGGCTTTAGAGCTGGCTTACGGCACTGTGACGGGGGAAATGGCAAATTACGAGGCGTTATTAAAAGAGGTGGGGCTGTCCCTGAGAGACGCCGCCGAGGCGGAGCCCAATAGGGTTAATGTCTCTTACATGGCCTATTTAAAGTCCACCTGCGCCCTCGAGGGCTTTTACCAGTGCATGGCGGCTCTGTTGCCTTGCTTCTGGAGCTACGCCGAGATAGCGGAGAGGCACGGGGGGAAGCTGAGGGAAAACCCCGTCCACGTCTACAAAAAGTGGGCCTCGGTGTATTTGTCACCGGAGTACCGAGGGCTTGTGGAGAGGCTGAGGGCAGTGCTGGACTCCTCAGGGCTGTCCGCAGAAGAGCTCTGGCCCTATTTCAAAGAGGCTTCTCTATACGAACTGGAGTTCTGGCAGGCGGCGTATGAGGGTCATTGA
- a CDS encoding TenA family transcriptional regulator — translation MRVIEAIRAELEPLNAEIKKALRPSEEALRKFVANQLYIVPHDLKALSAAMAKAREGDEYRFVKMLIDGDYQALQYLLELAEDVGIPFSWESVDPSAVAYTHFLSWLALHGTMGDLAVAMTVNLPVWGENCLALAKWARDRGYKRLRFLEMFAGPYAELENLAEGIAARYLDWGRYKFVARAIQRYELDFWRAISSF, via the coding sequence ATGAGGGTCATTGAGGCCATTAGGGCCGAGCTGGAGCCTCTAAACGCAGAGATTAAAAAGGCGCTGAGGCCGAGCGAAGAGGCGCTTAGGAAGTTCGTCGCAAATCAGCTTTACATCGTCCCCCACGATTTAAAGGCCTTGTCGGCGGCCATGGCCAAGGCGAGGGAGGGAGATGAATATAGGTTCGTCAAGATGTTAATAGACGGGGATTACCAAGCCCTTCAATACCTGCTCGAGCTGGCGGAGGATGTGGGAATCCCCTTCAGCTGGGAGTCAGTGGATCCGTCGGCAGTTGCGTACACCCACTTCCTCTCTTGGCTGGCGTTACACGGGACTATGGGCGACCTCGCCGTGGCCATGACTGTGAACCTCCCCGTCTGGGGGGAGAACTGCCTAGCCCTGGCCAAGTGGGCCCGGGACAGGGGCTATAAAAGGCTGAGGTTCTTGGAGATGTTCGCAGGGCCATACGCCGAGTTAGAAAACTTGGCCGAGGGGATCGCCGCTAGGTATTTAGACTGGGGGAGGTATAAATTCGTGGCGAGGGCGATACAGAGATACGAGCTGGACTTCTGGAGAGCAATATCCAGTTTTTAA
- a CDS encoding ATP-binding protein: protein MDFLNPWWRGRLEEDPQLAKWAESPVRWIPKWVYEVDLTPFSLHFLLGPRQVGKTTALKLLIKRLVEEGRDPRSIFYYSCELVSDHRELAEVLREVAKLKERWGVASALIILDEVTYPREWYRALKFFIDQGFFKNDVIIASGSVSMYAKREVETFPGRRGRGRDYVLYPLSFAAFAKLAGVPEGADPAAWRSKLAELLELYLDCGGMPTSVISCLTGRGADSQTWQIFISSLSFDLARLGRSEAYVKRLLRAVLRTAPSPVSLSALAKEAELTSHKIAFTYLNLLEGLYILKQLFWVNPYTLEESFKKPRKIHLQDPAMYSAFARWVGVDPPGAEVRLEAAVATHLARKYRVGYWRDGREIDVIIPELKAGIEVKIGRAGAGGRVGLVKYRELSLPDAAEYLFGEVP from the coding sequence ATGGATTTTTTAAACCCCTGGTGGCGGGGGAGGCTTGAGGAGGACCCCCAATTGGCCAAGTGGGCGGAGTCCCCAGTTAGGTGGATCCCCAAGTGGGTGTACGAAGTGGATCTCACGCCCTTCTCCCTCCACTTCCTCCTCGGCCCGAGACAAGTGGGAAAGACCACGGCGCTAAAGCTCTTAATCAAGAGGCTGGTGGAGGAGGGGCGGGACCCGCGGTCAATTTTTTACTACAGTTGCGAGCTGGTGTCAGACCACAGAGAGCTGGCCGAGGTGTTGAGAGAGGTGGCGAAGCTGAAGGAGAGGTGGGGAGTGGCCAGCGCCTTAATTATTCTAGACGAAGTGACGTATCCGCGGGAGTGGTACAGGGCGTTGAAGTTTTTTATAGACCAGGGCTTTTTTAAAAACGACGTAATTATAGCCTCCGGCTCAGTCAGCATGTACGCAAAGAGAGAAGTGGAGACCTTCCCCGGCAGGAGGGGCCGGGGCAGGGACTACGTCCTCTACCCCCTGTCCTTCGCCGCCTTCGCCAAACTGGCCGGAGTGCCAGAAGGCGCTGATCCGGCCGCGTGGCGGAGCAAACTCGCCGAGTTATTAGAGCTATATTTAGACTGCGGCGGCATGCCCACGTCGGTTATTTCATGCCTCACAGGCCGCGGCGCCGATTCGCAGACGTGGCAGATTTTCATATCCTCGCTCTCCTTCGACCTGGCACGGCTTGGGAGGAGCGAGGCGTATGTTAAGAGGCTTCTGAGAGCAGTTTTGCGAACGGCCCCCAGCCCCGTATCCCTCAGCGCCCTTGCTAAAGAGGCCGAGCTCACTTCTCACAAAATTGCATTTACCTATCTAAACTTACTGGAGGGGCTTTACATCTTGAAACAACTGTTCTGGGTGAACCCCTACACCCTCGAGGAGAGCTTTAAAAAGCCCAGGAAAATACACCTACAAGATCCCGCAATGTACTCGGCCTTCGCCCGCTGGGTCGGCGTCGACCCCCCCGGGGCCGAGGTGAGATTAGAGGCGGCGGTGGCCACGCACTTGGCGAGGAAGTACCGAGTGGGCTACTGGCGGGACGGCCGGGAAATAGACGTAATTATACCAGAGCTGAAGGCCGGAATAGAGGTGAAAATAGGGAGGGCTGGCGCCGGGGGGAGGGTGGGGCTGGTAAAATACAGAGAGCTGTCCCTGCCAGACGCCGCGGAATACCTATTCGGAGAAGTGCCGTAA
- a CDS encoding sulfide-dependent adenosine diphosphate thiazole synthase has protein sequence MELKIGRAIISHALKDLDEYSDVDVAIVGAGPAGLTAARYLAEKGLKVVVYERRFSFGGGIGPGGNMLPKIVVQEEAVPILRDFKVRYKPAEDGLYTVDPAELIAKLAAGAVDAGAKIILGVHVDDVIFRGDPPRVTGLLWIWTPIQMSGMHVDPLYTQAKAVIDATGHDAEVVSVAARKVPELGIQVVGEKSAWSEVSEKLVVEHTGRVAPGLYVAGIAVCAVYGLPRMGPIFGGMLMSGKKVAEVVYKDLMAEAHAVRA, from the coding sequence ATGGAGCTGAAAATCGGGAGGGCGATAATTAGTCACGCCCTAAAGGACTTGGACGAATACAGCGATGTGGACGTGGCAATTGTCGGCGCGGGGCCCGCGGGGCTGACCGCTGCTAGATACCTCGCCGAGAAGGGGCTGAAGGTGGTGGTTTACGAGAGGAGGTTTTCCTTTGGCGGCGGCATTGGGCCTGGGGGCAATATGTTGCCGAAGATCGTGGTGCAAGAGGAGGCGGTTCCCATACTGAGGGATTTTAAAGTCAGGTACAAGCCGGCTGAAGACGGCCTATACACTGTGGATCCAGCGGAGCTGATAGCGAAACTGGCGGCGGGGGCTGTGGACGCCGGCGCTAAAATTATACTGGGCGTTCACGTAGACGACGTGATTTTCAGAGGAGATCCCCCGAGGGTGACGGGGCTTTTGTGGATCTGGACTCCTATTCAAATGTCGGGGATGCACGTCGATCCCCTCTACACGCAGGCAAAGGCCGTAATTGACGCCACTGGCCACGACGCCGAAGTTGTATCCGTGGCGGCTAGGAAAGTGCCAGAGCTGGGGATACAAGTAGTGGGGGAGAAGTCGGCGTGGTCTGAGGTCTCTGAGAAGCTCGTGGTGGAGCACACGGGGAGGGTGGCCCCGGGTCTGTACGTCGCGGGGATTGCCGTATGCGCCGTCTACGGCCTGCCCAGAATGGGGCCGATTTTCGGCGGTATGTTAATGTCGGGAAAGAAAGTGGCGGAGGTAGTGTATAAAGACTTAATGGCGGAGGCCCATGCCGTTCGAGCTTAA
- a CDS encoding MFS transporter, whose translation MQWRAVHWKLFIIISASFFLDGVLFSLVPATFYLVEELAQNAPIIFAANSLAFMLGAIALGRLGDSLGRRAGLILSLAIYTAGTLWFVAAFWAGGLSLALAIASTSVINFGVGGEVGPAYSALAEYLPTKRRGAALMLAANFWNIGAVIIAVASLYYAQITGDVRTAVLYTFATALALAVLVFIARYHIPESLRWLIAKGRTAEAEALARKYSVSLPPPQPPKASLKGYWGRVAVLATAFTAQLLTYNIAAYYLPYAPGFAYGYEYAPINVAVANLGASIGAFLLLPLIDKSRKWSFTGAFAGGLATATALAATHGASQEAYTAALFFNLVFSEWAWASISVLESELFPTAVRSTAVGLVTAAAWLINTGAVFLEGVLGAGAFLALLIALWAVGLADAAVWHAKGVESARRELEELA comes from the coding sequence ATGCAGTGGAGGGCCGTGCACTGGAAGCTCTTTATAATAATAAGCGCCAGCTTTTTCCTCGACGGCGTCCTCTTCAGCCTAGTCCCCGCCACGTTTTACCTGGTGGAAGAGCTGGCCCAGAACGCGCCTATTATATTCGCCGCCAACTCCTTGGCCTTTATGCTCGGGGCAATAGCGCTGGGGAGACTGGGAGACTCCCTGGGGAGGCGGGCGGGGCTAATCCTCTCCCTGGCCATTTACACCGCGGGGACTCTCTGGTTTGTAGCGGCTTTCTGGGCCGGGGGGCTGAGCCTCGCCTTAGCAATAGCGTCGACCTCTGTGATAAACTTCGGAGTAGGGGGAGAAGTAGGGCCGGCGTACTCAGCCCTGGCGGAGTACCTGCCCACTAAGAGGAGAGGCGCGGCCTTAATGCTCGCGGCGAACTTTTGGAACATCGGCGCAGTTATTATTGCAGTGGCCTCGCTCTACTACGCCCAGATAACGGGGGACGTGAGGACTGCGGTGTTGTACACCTTCGCCACGGCCCTCGCCCTCGCTGTTTTAGTCTTTATCGCTAGATACCACATACCCGAGTCCCTCAGGTGGCTAATTGCCAAGGGCAGGACGGCAGAGGCAGAAGCCCTGGCGAGAAAATACAGCGTCTCCCTCCCTCCGCCGCAACCCCCAAAGGCCTCTCTAAAAGGCTACTGGGGGAGAGTGGCCGTGCTCGCCACAGCCTTCACCGCCCAGCTCCTCACTTACAACATAGCCGCGTACTACCTCCCCTACGCCCCCGGCTTTGCCTACGGCTATGAATACGCCCCCATTAACGTGGCGGTGGCGAACCTAGGCGCCTCAATAGGCGCCTTCCTCCTACTGCCGCTAATAGACAAATCCCGCAAGTGGTCCTTCACGGGGGCCTTCGCGGGGGGCCTCGCCACAGCCACAGCTCTCGCCGCAACTCACGGCGCCTCCCAGGAGGCGTATACAGCCGCCCTCTTCTTCAACCTAGTCTTCTCCGAGTGGGCCTGGGCCTCTATAAGCGTGTTAGAAAGCGAGCTCTTCCCCACGGCCGTGAGATCTACAGCAGTGGGCCTAGTCACGGCAGCCGCATGGTTAATAAACACGGGGGCGGTGTTCCTAGAGGGAGTACTCGGCGCCGGGGCCTTCCTCGCCCTACTTATCGCCCTCTGGGCAGTGGGGCTTGCAGACGCCGCCGTGTGGCACGCCAAGGGCGTAGAAAGCGCGAGGAGAGAGCTGGAAGAATTGGCCTAG
- a CDS encoding class I SAM-dependent methyltransferase — MREAGAANLKNPFVKALYTALRARGIIDDEGRVKKEVSRPEMPKGLYAREWVEMHKNFNEIGAVKVAKDEADRNALDLFYSDIQIQGWHRIMVKAFLKAAGFTDGLRVLEPYSREGHLAVIIHDEYKPAAYLGYDPNPDYVQVAKSMAPTAQFTAAPTACHLTGTYDVAILVEKMQWMADPLYELECIKKLLKRPGGLLLVAQPVAESMPGYLAILSAIGARQVYTWREAENILKMRFKLAKRLIRTLPFYGAVFENP, encoded by the coding sequence GTGAGAGAGGCGGGAGCCGCCAATTTAAAAAACCCCTTTGTAAAAGCGCTTTATACAGCGCTGAGGGCCAGAGGGATAATAGACGATGAAGGCCGGGTTAAGAAAGAGGTGAGCCGCCCAGAGATGCCCAAGGGCCTCTACGCCAGGGAGTGGGTAGAGATGCACAAAAACTTCAACGAAATAGGGGCGGTTAAAGTGGCGAAAGACGAGGCGGATAGAAACGCCCTAGACCTCTTCTACAGCGACATACAAATCCAGGGCTGGCACAGAATAATGGTAAAGGCCTTCCTAAAAGCCGCCGGTTTTACAGACGGCCTACGCGTCTTAGAGCCCTACAGCCGCGAGGGGCATCTGGCCGTGATAATACACGACGAGTACAAGCCCGCGGCGTATTTAGGCTACGACCCAAACCCGGACTACGTCCAAGTGGCCAAGTCCATGGCCCCCACGGCCCAGTTCACAGCCGCCCCAACCGCCTGCCACCTCACCGGAACATACGACGTGGCAATCCTCGTTGAGAAAATGCAGTGGATGGCAGACCCCCTCTACGAGCTGGAATGCATAAAAAAGTTGCTCAAACGCCCCGGAGGCCTCTTGTTAGTAGCCCAGCCAGTGGCCGAGTCCATGCCGGGCTACCTCGCCATTTTATCCGCCATAGGGGCGCGCCAAGTATACACTTGGCGAGAGGCGGAGAACATACTGAAAATGAGGTTCAAACTGGCCAAGAGGCTAATACGCACCCTGCCCTTTTACGGAGCCGTATTTGAAAACCCCTAA
- the cas6 gene encoding CRISPR-associated endoribonuclease Cas6 has product MRAVWRVRVLGRLAGGVVLTGFSGTLVESLVVSRLGGWLHDAKPKPFAVSPLFAGGRPVLDGAALGQGTEVEFRVGFADELLALRFVDSLSGGVTLFGKPLELAELEFRDVSSEPLPSTPCFKVEFLSPTRFAVKPLYKRRRALFDFTPRPLNLFKSAVRQGRALGLLRLGGPFLRWVYTYVALTDFGCWGKCVRTVKLLGGGVARGFVGWALYRAFGRRRLADVWRALRVAEVFNVGTGRGMGLGAVRVTPLECPGATDRG; this is encoded by the coding sequence GTGCGGGCTGTGTGGAGAGTTAGAGTTCTGGGCAGGCTGGCCGGGGGAGTGGTGTTGACTGGGTTTTCCGGCACTCTGGTGGAGTCTCTTGTGGTGTCTAGACTGGGGGGATGGCTTCACGACGCCAAGCCCAAGCCCTTTGCCGTTTCCCCCCTATTCGCCGGGGGGAGGCCCGTGTTAGACGGCGCCGCCCTGGGGCAGGGGACTGAGGTGGAGTTCCGCGTGGGCTTTGCCGACGAGTTGCTGGCGCTTCGCTTTGTGGACTCGCTCAGCGGCGGCGTTACTCTATTCGGCAAGCCGCTTGAGCTGGCGGAGCTTGAGTTTAGGGACGTCTCCAGCGAGCCGTTGCCCTCCACGCCGTGTTTTAAAGTGGAGTTCCTGTCTCCCACCCGCTTTGCCGTCAAGCCTCTTTACAAGAGGAGGCGCGCCCTCTTTGACTTCACCCCGAGGCCGCTGAACCTCTTCAAGTCAGCTGTAAGGCAAGGGAGGGCCTTGGGGCTTCTGCGCCTCGGCGGGCCCTTCCTCCGCTGGGTTTATACATACGTGGCTTTGACTGATTTCGGTTGCTGGGGGAAGTGCGTGAGGACTGTGAAGTTGCTGGGCGGCGGCGTGGCCAGGGGCTTCGTGGGGTGGGCCCTCTACCGCGCCTTCGGGAGGAGGAGGCTGGCGGACGTGTGGAGGGCTCTGAGGGTGGCCGAGGTGTTCAACGTGGGGACTGGGAGGGGCATGGGGCTTGGGGCCGTGAGGGTGACGCCGCTGGAGTGCCCCGGCGCTACAGACCGGGGTTAG